The window AATGGTAATGAGCGTAGCAAAATTACTGAAAACACTCATTTTCGATGCATCTATTTTTGATAAAGCATAATTTGAAAGATAGGCCGTTCCTAAAGACGATAGGATCCCTAAATATAAAATGGCAAGAACAAAATCCCAGTGACCAAAAGGTTGCATAAACTGATGGACTGTTCCATTCATTACATGGTTTGTCAGTGCCAGTCCATTAAAAGCTATAAACCCAAACAATGTCATGATATATGTGATAGCGAATAACGAATAGCGTTGTGTTAACTTTCTAGCAAATACGTTGTATAGTGAGGCGGTAAGTGCTGAAAGTAAAATTAAACCAGTCCCGATGAGACTTGTATTTGTACCCCTTGCCCCGTTCATGTACATAATATACATCACACCGAGTACTGATAAACCAATCGCTATTTTTTGACTACGTGTAGATGTTTCCTTTAAGATGATACTTGCAAAAATTAACGTAAAAATTGGTAATGTTGCTTGAATAATACCAGCTTCCGATGAAGATGTATGCACTAACCCAAATACTTGAAAAGCAAAAAAGAGTGTCGGATAAAAGATGGCTAACAAGGCAATCCGCAGTACATCTTTTTTTGTTACTTTGATTGATTCCTTTTTTAACACGAACAACACTGTGGCTGCGATCCATGCAATGGTAAACCGATGAGCCAATGTATCTAACGGTGTTGCAACCGTTAATGTCACTTTTACAAACATAAATGACAATCCGATAATGAGTGCATAGATGGTTGCTGCGATATAGGCATTTCTATTTTCATTCATTTCGATTCCCCCCTTATATTGATCCGGCCGGTACCATTATCGTAAGGGATAATAAAAACCTTTACGATATAAAAAATACACATCTGTACCGATACAGATGTGTAAGGAGGTTTATGATGCTTAAATATGAATCAGTCTATCAATTACTTCTGATGCAAATTCAATCTGGTAAATTTTCGACCGGTGCAAAACTACCATCCATTCGAAATTTAACTGGGCAATATTCTTGTAGTAAAAGCACGGTATTGACTGCTTTAAAGAAATTGGAGGAGCAACATATTATTTATGCTCTACCGAAAAGTGGTTATTATGTTGTGGATAATCACGTCTTCAAAACGCCATTTTCCACTGACATAATTGACTTTGCGAGTGCATCTCCTACTTTGCATGCATTTCCTTATAAAGAATTTCAACACTGCATAAATAAAGCAATTGATACCTATCAAGAAGAATTATTTCGCTACGGAACGCCAAAAGGTTGGCCGCCACTTATAGCAGAAGCTAAAAAACTGTTAGAATCTTACCAAGTATTCACGCATAACGAACAGATTTTCATCACTACAGGTGTTCAACAGGCCCTTTCTTTATTAAGTATTATGCCCTTTCCAAATAATCGTTCCACCATTCTAGTTGAACAACCAAGTTATCATTTATATATGGATCTGCTAAAAACCTTACAGTTACCAGCAATAGGAATTCAACGTACTGCGAATGGCATTGATTTAGGTCGACTAGAGCAAATATTTCATGAAGAAGATATTAAATTTTTTTATACAATGCCACGCTTTCATAATCCTTTAGGAACTTCATACGGTAAAAAAGAAAAAGAGGCTATTTTACAATTAGCAGATCAATATAATGTATACATTTTAGAAGATGATTATTTAGCAGATTTCGAATACAATCCGAAGAACGATCCCCTTTTTGCAGATGATTACCATGATAAAGTCATCTATTTAAAAAGTTTTTCAAAAATTATGTTTCCCGGGTTAAGAGTTGGATTGGCGGTTCTTCCACCTTCAATAATTGACATGTTTCAAAAATACAAAATGACAACGGATATCGACAGCTCTATGATTTCACAAGCCGCATTATATCTCTATTTGAAAAATGGTTTGTTTGAACATAATAAAACGAAAATCAGTAATATCTATCATGAACGCGCGAAAATTCTGCATCAATCAATACAAGATCATATACCTAACTACGAATCATCATCAGAAATTGTAATGCATAGTCATATTTGGTTGCCCAAGCGTGTGAATTTGAAATCATTTGTTTATCATTTGCATGAAGAAGGCATATATCTGGATTCAGTTGAAAGAAATTATTTAGATGACTTTTACCACGAACGGATTTTGAAGTTGAATGTTTCAAATGTTGACGCCCATCGAATTGATGAAGGAATTAGGAAAATTGCAAGTGCATTAAAAAATCCTCAAAACTACTTTTTATAATTTTTCAGGTAGGCAGAACTTCCTTGTTCGAAAGCATAAAGGGGGGAAGGATATTAAACATGACTAAAATCCTTCCCCCCTTTACTATTGTCTAATACATTCATCTTTATTTTTTTCTCTTGACTCCTATAGTGTTCCTTCTTCGAAATCAGATTTACTTTATCATCGACTGATAGATTTTCACATTAAAAAAATCCTTTTATATTCGTATATTATTCTAAATCTGGATTATTCCATTAAATGGCCCGATTGTTGAACAAAAGTTAAACAACGCACTTCAACTAATCTGCTCCGTTAGTTTAAGTACATTACTTCACAATCCTAATTACAGAATGTTAACATAAATATCCAATTGAAGGTTAACGATCTTTTTTTTAAAAGTGATAAGTGCCTGGTCATTTTTATTTGTAGAAACCAAATAAGCCTAAAAAAATTTTGGGACGTTGTGTAGATATTTACATTTTATTATAAATTTATAAGTACAAGGGGGGTGATATAATGCATAAGTACAAATTTTTAACTAATTGCGGTGTGAACTTAAAGTTTGAGAGTAAATTTCATATAGACGACTTAACGCCAGTGGTATTTACGAATGCGGTATTTGTTAGATTTGAAGATGTAGAGATTGTAGTAAAATTAACAGAAATAATGAATGCAGAGGTTAACGGTGTTGAATATCAAATTAAATCATATGCAGTATAAAAAATAAGCCATCCACAAAATCTGTGGATGGCTCCTATTTATTTTAATTCATTTAAAGATTTATTCATCTGATCTTCATTAGCTTTTACGGAATCACTATCAGTAGCATCGACTCCACGATATGTGTATTTCAAATTTTGATGGTAATCGAAAGCAAAATCCTTTAAGGTACCATCGCTATTTCGTTCAACGATATAAGATTTAAAAATGTTTGTAAGCATACGTTCATGATTTTCTAATTCGCTTAAATATGTACCTGAATTATAATCATCTATAATGTCATTTTTGAATTGCTCAACATCTTCAGCTGTTGCCTCGTATTCCATCATCAACTTTTCTAAAGCATAAAATTTGTCTGAAGTAGCATCTTCATTAGTGGCCAATGAGGATATTTGTTCAGCCCAAGAAATCTTATTTTCTACAATCGGCGGTTCTTCTTTGTTTATTGTATTATCTTCAACTTTCTCAACTTCCTTAATTGGTTCAGGTGTTTCCTTTTTGTCTTCTGAACACCCAGCTAAACCCAAACTTAACACTAATGCAGCACTAAAAATTAGTTTCTTCATATATAAGTTCCACCTTTCTTCGTCTGGATATATTTTACTGTACTGTAAGGTTTATTGCACTTAAAATTTACCATATGCACCTGTCCTGAAATTTGTACTTGTAATTGTCCCCCAACTTCCCCCAATTAAAAATGTCTTGTCCCCCAATGTCCCCACCATTAGATAATACAAGAAACGATTTGAAAATAAATTGCTATTCAATAAAAACCTGTATAATCAAGGTCAAATGAATAAACAACCTTAAGAAATACACTAAAATAATCAAAAATCTTAAGAATTTCTTCATAATTTGCATGAACGGAAGTTAAGATTTACGATTTAACATAAAGGTATAAGAAAATGTTGTGGGGTGAGCATATGAAAAAGCTAACGGTGCTTGTAACGGATGATGATCAGGATATTCGTGACGGGATTGAAATTTATTTAAAAAACGAAGGCTATCATGTGTTGAAGGCAGCAGATGGTCTTGAAGCAATTCGACTGCTAGAGGAAAACGAGGTCCATTTAATTATTTTAGATATTATGATGCCAAACATGGATGGAATTACTGCGACTTTCAAAATTCGTGCCGTGCGTAATATTCCAATTATTATGCTAAGTGCGAAGGCAGAGCAAAGTGATAAAATCCATGGACTATCAGTAGGTGCGGATGACTATATTACGAAGCCATTTCACCCGTTAGAGTTGATGGCACGTGTGAAGTCGCAGCTACGACGGTATGTAGATTTGGGCGAGTATGATGAACCATCTGAACAAGTGGTAGGGTTAGAGCTTGATATGGCAGCTAGAGAAGTTCGCGTTGAAGGGGAGCCGGTGAAGCTGACGCCGACCGAGTATAAAATTACCGAACTGTTACTAAAAAATGCAGGACGAGTCTTTTCAATTAGTGAAATTTATGAGCTTGTTTGGAATGAACAAGCGTACAATGCTGAAAATATTGTCGCGGTACACATTCGGAAAATCCGTGAGAAAATTGAAGTCGATCCGAAAAACCCTCGCTATTTAAAAGTCGTTTGGGGACTAGGTTATAAAATTGAAAAATAAACTGTTCACATTGTTCGGTGTATTGGGCGCGGGAATCGGTATGTATTTTCTAGGAATCTATTTTTATGAATATTTAACAGGACGCTTTATACCAACGATAAAGCAGTTCAGCTACTTTTTATTATCATTCAGCGGCAAACTGCCACCTTTATAGATTGTGAGAAGTATGATTTATTCACATTTTTGTTGGGTGTTTCAATACATGCTGAACGAAAAAAAAGCCCTGGCGGATGTCACAGATTTTGAAAAGAATGAATTGTGCTGAGCCCTGCATGGTGCGGGGCTCAGCACAATTCAAAATCTGGACGCAATTACGCCGAGGTGTAATTGATAGAAAGAGGGGAAAAAATGAAAAAATCAAAAACGCACCTCCAGCTTTTTCTTATGTTTATTGTAGCAACAGCAGTTCTTATGATTTTTACGCAAGGTAGTCGTTATTTTGGAAAAACGTATTATGAAACAAATTCATTTGACAGTGAAACATATGATTTTATGGAGGGTCTAGCTAAGTATGTGTTGAATCCGATAACCGAAGAAGATAAAAGCGAAATCTTAACGGTTACGGATGAAGAAATTAACTATTATCGCACGTATTACGGTTCGTTAGCAGAACAAATTCAAAATATTAAAGATCAATATGAGATGGATGCTGATGGATCCCAAGACGCAGAAGTGAAAGCGGAAATTGAAAAAGAGCGAGATGCTAAAATTGCAGATATTCGCAAAAATTTTGAAGATGATGAACATGTAAAAGCGAAAATCTTAAAGCAAAAAAAGAAAGCGCTAGATGGCGTATTAGCAAACTATGAGCAAAATAAAAAGGATTTTTTAAGGAATTATAATTATTTTGCCTATAATATTACGAATGAAAAAACAGATGAGGTATTTAAAAAAGGTGATGTAAAGGCAACGTCAGTGTATACGTTTGAAATTAATCGGACGGATCACTACATGCCGACATCGACGTTTTATATTAACTTAAATGAGTATGCAGACACAGGTTTAGAGAGTAACTCGTTTGAACTAAATAAGGATAATTCACATTTTTATGGAGAAATAACAATTCCTAAATCAATTTTATCGAAAACTGAATTTGGGAAAAGTATTGAAGCATTTAATTTAACGAAATATAGTTATTACGTTTTAATGATCTTGGGCTTTATAAGCTTTGTGTTATTAATGACGGGACTGGAACCTACGAAGAAACAGTTTTTAAGTCAGTCAAAAGCATATAACTTTTTTGAGCGTCTTCCACTTGATATGGCACTTGTTATAGTGATTTTTATCGGATTGATATCAAGTATGTTCCTATCAGGTGTACTTAGTTCAATTCACAACTTCTCTTATTATGGTGAGGACTGGTACAACGCTAATATGGTTGAGCTAATTATATTAACTGTAATGGGTTACATCAGCTTTATCATAACAGTTTATTTATTCGTGTGGCTTTGGAATCGACTGGCGAATAACACAGCAATTGATCAAATTTGGGATTCAACCTTCCTTTCCAAACTTGTGCATGCAGGAATGGGCATGTTTAGCAATCGTACAATCGGTATTCAGTCACTTATTCTACTTGTTGTTGTTTACCTTGGAGGGTTTGGGTTAGCCGTAGTGTTTATGGCAGGGTCCTTTGAAGTACTCCTCTTTTATGTTTTCTTGTTTGTCCTGTTCTTAATTCCAGCGTTGTTTATTTTTATGCGCTATATGGGTTATTTAAACCGTATTATGAGTCATACAAAAGATATGGCAGAAGGGCGTTTGACGAATGATTTAAAAGTGAAAGGGAAGTCCCCACTTGCTCAGCATGCCGAACATTTAAATGGCTTGCGTGAAGGTGTTCGCAGCAGTGTAACGGAACAGGCAAAAAGTGAGCGTTTGAAAACGGAATTAATTACAAATGTGAGTCATGATTTACGTACGCCGCTAACATCCATTATTACGTATACGGATTTATTGAAAAATTCGGAAATTACCGAAGAAGAGCGTGCAAAATATATATCGATTTTAGATGCGAAATCATCGCGTTTGAAAACATTGATTGAAGATTTGTTTGAAGTATCTAAAATGGCGAGTGGCAATATCGAAATCACGAAGCAGCGTATTGATTTAGTACAGCTGTTACAACAAGCTACAGGTGAACATGAAGAAGATTTTGCCGCTTCGAAAATTGATTTACGTGTCAATATCTCCGAGCAACCGATATTTGCCTATGTCGATGGCCAAAAGTGGTGGCGTGTGATTGATAACTTAATTATTAATGCCCGCAAATATTCACTAGAAGGTACACGAGTGTATGTCAACTTAAAAACAGTAAATGGTGAAGCGGAACTAACAGTAAAAAATGTGGCAAAGTATGAATTAAATGAAGATGCCACGGAGTTAGTTGAGCGTTTCAAACGCGCCGATACATCTCGTAATACAGAAGGCTCTGGACTCGGTCTTGCTATTGCACAGTCGATTGTTGATTTACATGGTGGTCATTTGGACGTTGCTATTGATGGTGACTTATTTAAAGTTACAGTGTCTGTAAGAGCGGATAAATAAATTCCCCTTAACTTAAAGCTATCACATGATGGAAAAACATCATGTGATAGCTTTTTTGTATGGCGTAATTGATATACAATAAAATGAACATATTAAACTCTAAATATAGTAAAATTACATTCTAACAACAGTGAAAGATTGGAAGGTGTGCTTGACGGATGAAACTATTATATGCAGGACTCGCCATCTCTATTTATAGCATGATAACCTTTTATATTGGTTGGAATTTAAGAGCGCTGTTGCAAGCGTTTCATCTATATCGCTGGCCAGTAGTTTTTTGGCTGATTTTATTTTTAGTTGCATTTGGTTTTATAATAGGAAGGTACCACGTCATTTTATCGCCTTTTAGTGCGATTGGGAGCTATTGGATGTTTATTTTACAATACGGTATTGTATTATGTATCCTTGCTAACGTGCTTGTTAAATGGACGCCGCTTTCCACGAAGTTGGTCGGTAGCTGTGTAGTTGTAACATTATTTATTTTATTTATAATAGGTACATACAATGCGTATTCACCAGTCGTGCGCTATTTGACGATTGAGATCGACAAGCCAGGGGAAGACATGCGTGTTGTGATGGGATCGGACTTCCATTTGGGGGCGCTTTCGCATAAAAGACATTTACAAAAATTTGTAGAATTATCAAACGTGCAAAAGCCAGATGTTGTACTGCTTGCAGGTGATATTGTGGATGATTCTCCGCGCCGCTTTTTGGCGAACGGTATGGGAGATGTGATGAAACAGCTCGAGTCGACATATGGTGTTTATGGAATCCTCGGAAATCATGAATATTACGGAAAAGAAATACCGAGGTTTAAAACGGCAATGAAGGATGCGCATGTGCAAATTTTAATGGATGAAACCATTTTAATTAATAATCGTTTTTATTTAACAGGGCGTGAAGATGTTACGGAAAAAAAACGAATGGCGCTGGAGGCATTAAAGCCAGAAAATGAACAGCTGCCATGGTTTGTTATGAATCATACGCCAAATGATTTAGATGAGCCAGCAATGCTAGGTGTTGATTTTCATGTTTCAGGACATACACATAAAGGCCAAATGTGGCCGAATCACCTCATTACACAGCGAATATTTGAACTAGATTATGGACATTTAGCAAAGGGAAAAATGCACGCACTCGTTTCAAGTGGTTACGGATTTTGGGGACCACCGACACGAATTGGAAGTCGCTCTGAATTATGGGTGGTCGATTTACAGTTTACGCAAAATTAAGGAGTATGAAGGAGCAGAAAGAATATGGAATGGTTTGAATTACTAAAGGCACTCATCCTTGGATTTGTTGAAGGGATGACTGAATTCGCGCCGGTATCATCAACGGGACATATGATTATTGTCGATGATATGTGGTTGCAAACGA is drawn from Solibacillus sp. R5-41 and contains these coding sequences:
- a CDS encoding DMT family transporter — protein: MNENRNAYIAATIYALIIGLSFMFVKVTLTVATPLDTLAHRFTIAWIAATVLFVLKKESIKVTKKDVLRIALLAIFYPTLFFAFQVFGLVHTSSSEAGIIQATLPIFTLIFASIILKETSTRSQKIAIGLSVLGVMYIMYMNGARGTNTSLIGTGLILLSALTASLYNVFARKLTQRYSLFAITYIMTLFGFIAFNGLALTNHVMNGTVHQFMQPFGHWDFVLAILYLGILSSLGTAYLSNYALSKIDASKMSVFSNFATLITILAGVIFLKEEFQLYHIVGSIIIIIGVVGTNYYGERGKSNEKI
- a CDS encoding PLP-dependent aminotransferase family protein, which produces MLKYESVYQLLLMQIQSGKFSTGAKLPSIRNLTGQYSCSKSTVLTALKKLEEQHIIYALPKSGYYVVDNHVFKTPFSTDIIDFASASPTLHAFPYKEFQHCINKAIDTYQEELFRYGTPKGWPPLIAEAKKLLESYQVFTHNEQIFITTGVQQALSLLSIMPFPNNRSTILVEQPSYHLYMDLLKTLQLPAIGIQRTANGIDLGRLEQIFHEEDIKFFYTMPRFHNPLGTSYGKKEKEAILQLADQYNVYILEDDYLADFEYNPKNDPLFADDYHDKVIYLKSFSKIMFPGLRVGLAVLPPSIIDMFQKYKMTTDIDSSMISQAALYLYLKNGLFEHNKTKISNIYHERAKILHQSIQDHIPNYESSSEIVMHSHIWLPKRVNLKSFVYHLHEEGIYLDSVERNYLDDFYHERILKLNVSNVDAHRIDEGIRKIASALKNPQNYFL
- a CDS encoding response regulator transcription factor translates to MKKLTVLVTDDDQDIRDGIEIYLKNEGYHVLKAADGLEAIRLLEENEVHLIILDIMMPNMDGITATFKIRAVRNIPIIMLSAKAEQSDKIHGLSVGADDYITKPFHPLELMARVKSQLRRYVDLGEYDEPSEQVVGLELDMAAREVRVEGEPVKLTPTEYKITELLLKNAGRVFSISEIYELVWNEQAYNAENIVAVHIRKIREKIEVDPKNPRYLKVVWGLGYKIEK
- a CDS encoding MFS domain-containing histidine kinase; the protein is MKKSKTHLQLFLMFIVATAVLMIFTQGSRYFGKTYYETNSFDSETYDFMEGLAKYVLNPITEEDKSEILTVTDEEINYYRTYYGSLAEQIQNIKDQYEMDADGSQDAEVKAEIEKERDAKIADIRKNFEDDEHVKAKILKQKKKALDGVLANYEQNKKDFLRNYNYFAYNITNEKTDEVFKKGDVKATSVYTFEINRTDHYMPTSTFYINLNEYADTGLESNSFELNKDNSHFYGEITIPKSILSKTEFGKSIEAFNLTKYSYYVLMILGFISFVLLMTGLEPTKKQFLSQSKAYNFFERLPLDMALVIVIFIGLISSMFLSGVLSSIHNFSYYGEDWYNANMVELIILTVMGYISFIITVYLFVWLWNRLANNTAIDQIWDSTFLSKLVHAGMGMFSNRTIGIQSLILLVVVYLGGFGLAVVFMAGSFEVLLFYVFLFVLFLIPALFIFMRYMGYLNRIMSHTKDMAEGRLTNDLKVKGKSPLAQHAEHLNGLREGVRSSVTEQAKSERLKTELITNVSHDLRTPLTSIITYTDLLKNSEITEEERAKYISILDAKSSRLKTLIEDLFEVSKMASGNIEITKQRIDLVQLLQQATGEHEEDFAASKIDLRVNISEQPIFAYVDGQKWWRVIDNLIINARKYSLEGTRVYVNLKTVNGEAELTVKNVAKYELNEDATELVERFKRADTSRNTEGSGLGLAIAQSIVDLHGGHLDVAIDGDLFKVTVSVRADK
- a CDS encoding metallophosphoesterase, with translation MKLLYAGLAISIYSMITFYIGWNLRALLQAFHLYRWPVVFWLILFLVAFGFIIGRYHVILSPFSAIGSYWMFILQYGIVLCILANVLVKWTPLSTKLVGSCVVVTLFILFIIGTYNAYSPVVRYLTIEIDKPGEDMRVVMGSDFHLGALSHKRHLQKFVELSNVQKPDVVLLAGDIVDDSPRRFLANGMGDVMKQLESTYGVYGILGNHEYYGKEIPRFKTAMKDAHVQILMDETILINNRFYLTGREDVTEKKRMALEALKPENEQLPWFVMNHTPNDLDEPAMLGVDFHVSGHTHKGQMWPNHLITQRIFELDYGHLAKGKMHALVSSGYGFWGPPTRIGSRSELWVVDLQFTQN